The following coding sequences lie in one Glycine soja cultivar W05 chromosome 16, ASM419377v2, whole genome shotgun sequence genomic window:
- the LOC114391218 gene encoding beta-galactosidase 3-like, translated as METTSFSKLLFLFFCFFASCLSSHASVTYDRKAILINGQRRILFSGSIHYPRSTPDMWEDLILKAKEGGLDVVETYVFWNVHEPSPGNYNFEGRYDLVRFVKTIQKAGLYAHLRIGPYVCAEWNFGGFPVWLKYVPGISFRTDNEPFKTAMQGFTEKIVGMMKSERLFESQGGPIILSQIENEYGAQSKLQGDAGQNYVNWAAKMAVEMGTGVPWVMCKEDDAPDPVINTCNGFYCDKFTPNRPYKPMIWTEAWSGWFTEFGGPIHKRPVQDLAFAVARFIIRGGSFVNYYMYHGGTNFGRTAGGPFIATSYDYDAPLDEYGLIRQPKYGHLKELHRAIKMCERALVSTDPIITSLGESQQAHVYTTESGDCAAFLSNYDSKSSARVMFNNMHYNLPPWSVSVLPDCRNVVFNTAKVGVQTSQMQMLPTNTQLFSWESFDEDVYSVDDSSAITAPGLLEQINVTKDASDYLWYITSVDIGSSESFLRGGELPTLIVQSRGHAVHVFINGQLSGSAYGTREYRRFMYTGKVNLRAGINRIALLSVAIGLPNVGEHFESWSTGILGPVALHGLDQGKWDLSGQKWTYQVGLKGEAMDLASPNGISSVAWMQSAIVVQRNQPLTWHKTHFDAPEGDEPLALDMEGMGKGQIWINGQSIGRYWTTFATGNCNDCNYAGSFRPPKCQLGCGQPTQRWYHVPRSWLKPTQNLLVIFEELGGNPSKISLVKRSVSSVCADVSEYHPNIKNWHIESYGKSEEFHPPKVHLHCSPGQTISSIKFASFGTPLGTCGNYEQGACHSPASYAILEKRCIGKPRCTVTVSNSNFGQDPCPKVLKRLSVEAVCAPTAANWRG; from the exons ATGGAAACAACCTCGTTTTCCAAattgttgttcttgttcttcTGCTTCTTCGCTTCGTGTCTGTCTTCTCACGCTTCTGTCACCTACGACAGAAAGGCCATTCTCATCAATGGACAAAGGAGAATCCTCTTCTCCGGGTCCATACATTACCCCAGAAGCACCCCTGAT ATGTGGGAGGATCTGATTCTGAAGGCCAAAGAGGGAGGGCTTGATGTGGTTGAAACCTACGTCTTCTGGAACGTTCATGAGCCTTCTCCTGGCAAT TACAATTTCGAAGGGAGGTATGATCTGGTGAGATTCGTGAAGACAATACAGAAAGCAGGGCTCTACGCTCATCTCCGCATTGGACCTTATGTCTGTGCAGAATGGAATTTCGG TGGATTTCCTGTTTGGCTTAAGTATGTTCCGGGGATAAGCTTTAGAACAGACAATGAACCTTTCAAg ACGGCGATGCAAGGGTTCACTGAGAAGATTGTGGGAATGATGAAGAGTGAGCGGCTATTTGAGTCTCAGGGTGGCCCCATCATACTCTCTCAG ATTGAGAATGAATATGGGGCTCAGAGTAAGTTGCAAGGAGATGCTGGTCAAAACTATGTGAATTGGGCTGCAAAAATGGCTGTGGAGATGGGAACTGGAGTCCCTTGGGTGATGTGCAAGGAAGATGATGCACCAGATCCAGTT ATAAACACTTGTAATGGCTTCTATTGTGATAAGTTTACTCCAAATAGACCCTATAAGCCTATGATTTGGACAGAAGCTTGGAGTGGCTG GTTTACAGAATTTGGAGGTCCAATTCACAAAAGACCTGTCCAGGATTTGGCATTTGCAGTTGCTCGATTTATAATAAGAGGAGGGTCCTTTGTAAACTACTACATG TATCATGGAGGAACCAATTTTGGACGAACAGCTGGAGGCCCTTTCATCGCTACCAGCTATGACTATGATGCTCCACTGGATGAATATG GTTTGATTAGGCAACCAAAATATGGTCATCTAAAGGAACTTCATAGGGCTATCAAGATGTGTGAGCGAGCTTTGGTTTCAACTGACCCAATTATTACTTCATTGGGGGAATCCCAACAG GCACATGTATACACTACGGAATCTGGAGATTGTGCTGCTTTTCTCTCCAACTATGATTCAAAATCCTCTGCTAGAGTGATGTTCAACAATATGCACTATAACTTGCCTCCTTGGTCTGTCAGCGTCCTCCCAGATTGTAGAAATGTTGTCTTCAATACAGCAAAA GTTGGAGTGCAAACGTCTCAGATGCAAATGTTGCCAACAAATACTCAGTTGTTCTCATGGGAAAGTTTTGATGAAGATGTTTATTCTGTGGATGACAGCTCAGCAATCACGGCTCCTGGTCTCCTGGAACAGATAAATGTAACAAAGGATGCAAGTGATTATCTTTGGTATATAACTAG CGTTGATATAGGTTCGTCCGAATCCTTTCTACGTGGAGGTGAACTCCCCACTCTCATTGTTCAGTCTAGAGGCCATGCTGTGCATGTTTTCATCAATGGTCAACTTTCTG GTTCTGCCTATGGAACAAGGGAGTATAGGAGATTCATGTATACTGGCAAGGTAAACCTTCGTGCTGGAATAAACAGAATCGCTCTGCTCAGTGTTGCCATTGGACTTCCT AATGTGGGAGAACATTTTGAGTCATGGAGCACAGGAATCCTTGGTCCAGTTGCACTCCATGGACTTGACCAGGGAAAATGGGACTTGTCAGGGCAGAAATGGACTTATCAG GTTGGGTTGAAAGGAGAGGCCATGGATCTTGCCTCTCCAAATGGTATCTCCAGTGTCGCGTGGATGCAATCAGCAATAGTTGTACAAAGAAATCAACCATTGACATGGCACAAG ACTCATTTCGATGCTCCCGAAGGAGACGAACCATTGGCATTGGATATGGAGGGTATGGGCAAAGGTCAAATATGGATTAATGGACAGAGTATTGGAAGATACTGGACTACTTTTGCTACCGGTAATTGCAATGACTGTAACTATGCTGGCTCATTTAGACCTCCAAAGTGCCAACTTGGTTGTGGCCAACCAACTCAGAGATG GTACCATGTCCCTAGATCTTGGTTGAAGCCAACTCAGAATCTTTTGGTAATTTTCGAGGAACTTGGGGGGAATCCTTCAAAAATTTCACTTGTGAAGAGATCAGTAAGCAGTGTTTGTGCTGATGTGTCAGAGTACCACCCAAATATTAAGAACTGGCACATTGAGAGCTATGGTAAGTCAGAAGAGTTCCATCCGCCGAAGGTTCACTTGCATTGCAGCCCTGGTCAAACCATCTCTTCCATTAAATTTGCCAGCTTTGGAACTCCTTTGGGTACTTGTGGGAACTATGAGCAAGGAGCTTGCCATTCCCCAGCATCTTATGCCATATTAGAGAAG AGATGTATAGGAAAACCAAGATGCACAGTCACTGTATCAAACAGCAACTTCGGGCAAGACCCGTGTCCAAAGGTGTTGAAGCGGTTATCAGTTGAAGCTGTTTGTGCTCCAACTGCTGCAAATTGGAGGGGTTGA
- the LOC114390522 gene encoding uncharacterized protein LOC114390522 produces the protein MLEGRWLNNNQRMFLVNVYAPCDLARKRVLWDDLKQLRASNPPGAWCFLGDFNSIRSQEERISSSNRIADPSGISDFNQWISEMELQEIKCVGSSFTCIRPNGSVKSRLDRFLVSDQWMSNWPDSCQHVLPRDFSDHCPTILQTKMLDWGPKPFRVADWWIHQKGYQRVVREAWSSAQQGGWGGVVLKNKLKYLKEVIRQWSKDYGFINDKGIHKIQKKLNEVEDLASNRSLSEDEIKAKRDLQQELWEASNAYESLLRQKSRAKWLKEGDRNSAYFHKVINFRRHYNGLQGILIHGVWIQNPMKLRMKL, from the coding sequence ATGCTTGAAGGTAGGTGGCTTAATAATAATCAGAGGATGTTCCTCGTGAATGTTTATGCCCCTTGTGACCTTGCTAGGAAGAGAGTTCTTTGGGATGATCTGAAACAGCTTAGAGCTTCTAATCCCCCTGGTGCCTGGTGCTTTTTGGGGGATTTTAACAGTATTAGAAGCCAAGAGGAAAGAATTAGTTCCTCTAATCGAATTGCTGATCCCTCGGGTATCTCAGATTTCAACCAATGGATATCAGAGATGGAGCTCCAGGAGATTAAATGTGTTGGTAGTAGCTTCACCTGCATTAGGCCTAATGGAAGTGTGAAGAGCAGGCTTGATAGATTCCTGGTTTCAGACCAGTGGATGTCTAATTGGCCTGACAGCTGTCAACATGTCCTCCCAAGGGACTTTTCTGATCATTGCCCAACCATTTTGCAAACTAAGATGCTGGATTGGGGCCCTAAGCCTTTTAGGGTAGCTGATTGGTGGATACATCAAAAAGGTTATCAAAGAGTGGTGAGGGAGGCTTGGAGTAGTGCTCAGCAGGGGGGCTGGGGGGGAGTTGTTCTCAAAAATAAGCTGAAGTACTTGAAAGAGGTCATAAGGCAGTGGAGTAAAGATTATGGGTTCATAAATGATAAGGGGATTCACAAAATCCAGAAGAAGCTAAATGAAGTGGAGGATCTAGCATCTAATAGAAGTCTATCCGAGGATGAAATTAAGGCTAAGAGAGATTTGCAGCAAGAGTTGTGGGAGGCCTCAAATGCCTATGAATCTCTTTTAAGGCAGAAATCTAGAGCTAAGTGGTTAAAAGAAGGGGACAGAAACTCAGCTTATTTCCATAAAGTCATAAATTTCAGAAGACATTATAATGGTCTTCAAGGAATTCTCATTCATGGTGTATGGATCCAGAACCCAATGAAGTTAAGAATGAAGCTGTGA